One segment of Papaver somniferum cultivar HN1 unplaced genomic scaffold, ASM357369v1 unplaced-scaffold_81, whole genome shotgun sequence DNA contains the following:
- the LOC113345516 gene encoding CSC1-like protein At4g02900, with protein MASVADIGASALINLLSAIAFLVAFAILRLQPFNDRVYFPKWYLKGIRGSPTHSGALVSKFVNLDAKTYLRFLNWMPAALKMPELELIDHAGLDSAVYIRIYLLGLKIFVPLTILSFAVLVPVNWTDGTLVKSKDLTFSDIDKLSISNVGAGSKRFWAHLVMAYVFTFWTCYVLYHEYKRVSIMRLQFLASERRRPDQFSVLVRNVPPDTYESVGEHVEHFFCVNHPDHYLTHQVVYNANTLAKMVAQKKGLLNRLRYYQNKYERNSSKKPTTKTGFCGLWGATVDAIDYYTDEIEKLSKEEISERERVMSDPKAIMPAAFVSFKSRWAAAVCAQTQQSSNPTLWLTEWAPEPRDVFWSNLAIPFVELSIRRLIMAVATFFLTFFFMIPIAFVQSLANIEGIEKVMPFLKPLIEKKVVKSVIQGFLPGIALKIFLILLPTILMTMSKIEGYTSLSSLDRRSAAKYHLFVLVNVFLGSIITGTAFQQLDAFIHQSATEIPETVGVSIPMKATFFITYIMVDGWAGVAGEILRLVPLIMFHLKNAFLVKTEQDREEAMDAGSVDFASNEPRIQLYFLLGLVYSVVTPVLLPFIVVFFGFAYLVFRHQIINVYNQKYESGAAFYPDVQRRLIIGLVISQLLLMGLMSSKGAKQSTPLLIALPVLTIWFHRFCKSRFEPAFVKFPLQDAMVKDTLERATEPNLNLRAYLQDAYIHPVFKDDFSEKLSAYDEEENNILVPTKRTSQRSTPGQSKYDSEASDTGGS; from the exons ATGGCGTCTGTTGCGGATATTGGTGCTTCAGCCCTTATAAATCTTCTgtctgcaattgcattccttGTCGCGTTTGCAATATTAAGGCTTCAACCGTTCAACGATAGAGTTTATTTCCCAAAATGGTATCTCAAGGGGATACGAGGCAGCCCAACACATTCTGGAGCACTTGTGAGCAAATTTGTCAATTTGGATGCCAAGACATATTTGAGGTTTTTGAATTGGATGCCAGCAGCGTTGAAAATGCCGGAATTAGAGCTTATTGACCATGCAGGACTTGATTCTGCTGTGTATATCCGGATATATCTTCTTGG CTTGAAAATCTTTGTCCCTTTAACTATACTTTCTTTTGCGGTCTTGGTCCCTGTCAATTGGACTGATGGAACACTGGTAAAAAGCAAGGATTTGACATTTAGTGATATTGACAAGTTGTCGATATCCAATGTTGGAGCTGGATCAAAAAG GTTTTGGGCTCACTTAGTAATGGCATATGTCTTCACATTCTGGACATGTTATGTGCTATATCACGAATACAAGAGAGTATCTATTATGAGGCTCCAGTTCCTTGCATCTGAAAGACGTCGTCCAGATCAGTTTTCG GTTCTTGTGAGGAACGTCCCTCCAGATACTTACGAATCAGTTGGCGAGCATGTTGAACATTTCTTTTGTGTCAATCATCCTGATCACTACCTCACCCATCAG GTTGTCTATAATGCAAATACTCTAGCGAAAATGGTGGCACAGAAGAAAGGTTTGCTGAACCGCCTGCGctattatcaaaacaaatatgaGAGAAATTCCAGCAAAAAGCCTACAACCAAG ACAGGTTTTTGTGGCCTCTGGGGGGCAACTGTGGATGCAATTGACTATTACACTGATGAGATTGAAAAGTTATCTAAAGAA GAAATTTCAGAAAGGGAAAGGGTTATGAGTGATCCTAAGGCTATTATGCCTGCTGCATTTGTTTCATTCAAATCTCGATGGGCGGCAGCTGTGTGTGCTCAGACTCAGCAATCAAGTAATCCGACATTGTGGTTGACAGAGTGGGCCCCTGAGCCACGAGATGTCTTTTGGTCTAATCTTGCAATCCCATTTGTTGAGCTTTCAATCCGGAGATTGATCATGGCCGTTGCAACGTTTTTCCTTACATTTTTTTTCATGATTCCCATCGCATTTGTTCAGTCCCTAGCTAACATTGAGGGGATCGAGAAGGTCATGCCCTTCCTAAAACCTTTAATAGAAAA GAAGGTCGTCAAATCCGTTATCCAAGGTTTCCTTCCTGGGATTGCATTGAAAATATTTCTCATTCTTCTTCCAACAATACTCATGACCATGTCGAAAATAGAAGGTTACACATCACTGTCATCATTAGATAGGAGATCAGCAGCAAAGTATCACTTATTTGTTCTTGTTAATGTTTTCTTGGGGAGCATAATCACAGGAACGGCATTTCAACAACTCGATGCTTTCATCCATCAGTCTGCAACTGA GATCCCGGAAACAGTGGGCGTTTCTATTCCAATGAAAGCCACTTTCTTTATTACGTATATCATGGTTGATGGTTGGGCTGGTGTTGCTGGAGAGATTCTTCGATTGGTTCCATTGATTATGTTTCACTTGAAAAATGCCTTCTTGGTTAAGACAGAGCAAGACAGAGAGGAGGCAATGGACGCTGGGAGTGTGGACTTTGCTTCTAATGAACCTCGAATACAATTGTATTTCTTGCTTGGACTAGTCTATTCTGTGGTCACACCAGTCCTCCTTCCTTTTATCGTCGTCTTCTTTGGTTTCGCATATTTGGTGTTCCGTCATCAG ATTATCAATGTTTATAACCAGAAGTACGAGAGTGGGGCAGCGTTTTATCCAGATGTTCAGCGCCGTTTGATTATTGGACTAGTAATATCGCAACTTCTACTTATGGGTTTGATGAGCTCAAAAGGTGCGAAGCAGTCAACACCATTGCTCATTGCGCTTCCTGTGTTGACCATCTGGTTCCATAGATTCTGCAAAAGCCGTTTTGAACCAGCATTTGTCAAATTTCCCTTACAG GATGCAATGGTGAAGGATACATTGGAACGAGCAACTGAACCGAACTTGAACCTGAGAGCTTACCTCCAAGACGCCTACATACACCCTGTATTCAAGGATGATTTTTCAGAAAAACTATCAGCTtacgatgaagaagaaaacaatatTCTTGTACCAACCAAGAGAACATCCCAAAGAAGTACGCCTGGTCAAAGCAAATAcgattctgaagcttctgatacTGGTGGTTCTTAG